A region from the Ignavibacteriota bacterium genome encodes:
- a CDS encoding rubrerythrin family protein, which produces MNIHSIYHRLAFHSYFIFPSLFLFFILALNYGCEKKKELPKEPQPTVTLENLQSAYNKAMRHNFMYAKFVLQAEKEKNKEVANLYRAVTRSEEIHAQRHAELLRSKGREPQQPVFDSITVGTIMQTLKMALSSEEIEVESMYPNLVRTAEAEKFPAATEQFTFCMEGDARQMELMKEAQEKNGKIKSVQYYVCPGCGYIFTSEEVEECPTCKTTKDKFEKI; this is translated from the coding sequence ATGAACATCCATTCGATTTACCATCGCCTCGCGTTTCATTCTTACTTCATATTTCCCTCTCTTTTTCTTTTCTTCATTCTTGCTTTGAATTATGGCTGTGAGAAAAAGAAAGAACTGCCGAAAGAACCTCAGCCAACAGTAACGCTTGAAAATTTGCAATCTGCGTACAACAAAGCAATGCGACATAATTTTATGTATGCGAAATTTGTGCTTCAGGCAGAAAAAGAAAAGAACAAAGAAGTTGCAAACCTCTACCGCGCGGTTACGCGTTCAGAAGAAATCCATGCACAACGCCATGCAGAACTCCTCAGAAGTAAAGGAAGAGAACCCCAACAACCCGTGTTTGATTCTATCACAGTCGGAACAATCATGCAGACGTTGAAGATGGCATTGAGTAGCGAAGAGATAGAAGTTGAATCAATGTATCCGAACCTTGTGCGAACGGCAGAAGCGGAAAAATTTCCTGCGGCGACAGAGCAATTTACATTTTGCATGGAAGGGGATGCACGACAGATGGAATTGATGAAAGAAGCGCAGGAAAAAAACGGAAAAATAAAGAGCGTTCAATATTATGTTTGTCCGGGTTGCGGTTACATTTTTACTTCAGAAGAAGTGGAAGAATGTCCAACCTGCAAAACCACAAAAGATAAGTTCGAAAAAATATAA